The following are from one region of the Bacillus methanolicus MGA3 genome:
- a CDS encoding SepM family pheromone-processing serine protease has product MSRKNYIRYLIIAVIILLASFFYNLPYYVSKPGMAKELEPIIKVDGGYDEKGSLMLTTVRMGRANIYSYILAKLSKYQEIFPADMIKYENETDEEYTLRQLRAMDDSKLSAIEVAYKKAGIPVKYRYKGVYVMNVLPDMPASKKLKPGDRIFKIDNFTFKSSDEFKQYVSKKKEGDEIQVSYVRNGKTDRAKLRVMPFPGHHDQFGIGIVLEDDKDIIVDPKVKVNTDDIGGPSAGLMFALEIYNQLTKGDLTHGFNIAGTGTISPDGTVGRIGGIEQKVVAADNAGADIFLAPNENGANGSNYKMAVKTAKEIGTHMKIVPVDTFDEAVSYLENLRDKKS; this is encoded by the coding sequence ATGAGCAGAAAAAACTATATACGCTATTTGATTATTGCTGTAATTATTTTGTTAGCCAGCTTTTTTTATAATTTGCCTTACTATGTGTCAAAGCCTGGCATGGCAAAAGAATTGGAGCCGATTATTAAAGTTGATGGCGGATACGATGAAAAAGGAAGCTTAATGTTAACCACGGTAAGAATGGGAAGAGCTAATATTTACTCTTATATTCTTGCTAAACTAAGCAAGTATCAGGAAATTTTTCCTGCTGATATGATTAAATATGAAAATGAGACAGATGAAGAATATACACTTCGCCAGTTGAGAGCAATGGATGATTCCAAATTATCGGCGATCGAAGTTGCCTATAAAAAAGCCGGGATTCCAGTTAAATACCGGTATAAAGGTGTATATGTAATGAATGTCCTTCCCGATATGCCTGCTTCGAAAAAATTAAAGCCAGGAGATCGGATCTTTAAAATTGACAACTTTACGTTCAAGTCTTCAGATGAATTCAAGCAGTATGTCAGCAAAAAGAAGGAAGGAGATGAAATTCAAGTCTCTTATGTACGAAACGGCAAAACCGATCGCGCAAAGCTTCGAGTGATGCCTTTTCCCGGCCATCATGATCAATTTGGGATCGGCATTGTTCTCGAGGATGATAAGGATATCATTGTTGATCCAAAAGTCAAGGTCAATACGGATGATATCGGCGGTCCTTCTGCCGGACTGATGTTTGCCTTAGAAATCTATAATCAATTAACGAAAGGTGATTTGACTCACGGATTTAATATTGCCGGTACGGGGACTATTTCTCCGGACGGAACAGTTGGAAGAATTGGAGGCATTGAGCAGAAAGTCGTAGCTGCAGATAATGCAGGTGCTGATATATTTCTAGCTCCAAATGAAAATGGCGCAAATGGATCAAATTATAAAATGGCGGTCAAAACTGCAAAAGAGATTGGGACACATATGAAAATCGTTCCTGTCGACACGTTTGATGAGGCGGTTTCTTATCTGGAAAATTTAAGAGATAAGAAAAGCTAA
- the ylbJ gene encoding sporulation integral membrane protein YlbJ produces the protein MFRSKLKSIFLAVSVSLMAVSLISFPQESVDASIRGLNMWWEIVFPSLLPFFIVSEMLIGFGVVKFIGELLEPLMRPLFKVPGVGGFVWAMGMASGYPAGAKLTARMRQEGQITKIEAERLVSFTNSSNPLFIFGAVSVGFFYNAHLGVILALAHYLGNITVGLMMRFYGNEKTTEKEIRKKKFSIRTALSTLHRTRMKDNRPIGKLLGDAVMSSIQTLLMIGGFIILFSVINKLLFHLHITSFLANMVAFGLRVLQFPESLSIPLISGLFEITLGSQMTSQVQEATVLQQVMITSFILAFSGFSVQAQVASILAQTDIRFKPFFFSRILHGIFSSFFAFLLWEPVYEKFYDKEQPSNAIPVLLFEESSFLRHLYIWLVETGPIITIFALLIYIFIYIKKKILV, from the coding sequence TTGTTTCGTTCAAAATTGAAATCGATTTTCTTGGCGGTTTCGGTTTCATTAATGGCAGTATCCCTTATTTCTTTTCCGCAGGAATCAGTGGATGCATCAATCAGAGGATTAAATATGTGGTGGGAAATTGTCTTCCCCTCCCTTTTACCGTTTTTTATTGTTTCAGAAATGCTAATTGGTTTTGGGGTCGTAAAATTTATCGGGGAATTGCTGGAACCTTTGATGAGGCCATTATTTAAAGTTCCTGGAGTAGGTGGATTTGTTTGGGCTATGGGTATGGCATCCGGTTATCCAGCCGGAGCTAAGCTTACAGCAAGAATGAGACAAGAGGGACAGATAACAAAAATCGAAGCAGAGAGGCTAGTATCTTTTACAAACTCATCGAACCCTTTGTTTATTTTTGGCGCTGTTTCAGTAGGTTTTTTTTATAATGCTCATTTAGGAGTAATTTTAGCACTAGCACATTATCTTGGGAACATCACGGTTGGTTTAATGATGAGGTTCTACGGAAATGAAAAAACCACTGAAAAAGAGATAAGAAAGAAAAAATTTTCAATCCGAACAGCGTTGTCAACTTTGCACCGAACAAGAATGAAAGATAATCGACCGATTGGTAAATTGCTAGGAGATGCAGTTATGTCTTCTATTCAAACATTATTGATGATTGGCGGATTTATCATATTATTTTCAGTCATAAATAAGCTATTATTTCATTTGCACATAACATCGTTTCTCGCAAATATGGTTGCATTTGGGTTAAGAGTCCTGCAATTCCCTGAGTCACTTAGCATTCCATTAATTTCAGGCCTTTTTGAAATAACCTTGGGAAGCCAAATGACAAGCCAGGTTCAAGAAGCAACGGTCTTACAGCAAGTTATGATTACAAGCTTTATCCTTGCGTTCAGCGGTTTTAGTGTTCAGGCCCAAGTAGCAAGCATTTTAGCACAAACCGATATTAGGTTTAAGCCGTTTTTCTTTTCGAGGATTCTTCATGGCATTTTTTCCAGTTTTTTTGCCTTCCTTCTATGGGAGCCTGTTTATGAAAAATTTTACGATAAAGAGCAGCCTTCCAACGCCATCCCAGTTTTGCTATTTGAAGAAAGTTCATTCCTTCGCCATCTTTATATTTGGTTAGTGGAAACCGGTCCTATCATTACGATCTTTGCCCTTCTTATTTATATTTTTATCTATATAAAAAAGAAAATTTTAGTATAA
- the rsmD gene encoding 16S rRNA (guanine(966)-N(2))-methyltransferase RsmD: MRVISGACKGRILKAVPGSSTRPTTDKVKEAIFNMIGPYFDGGLGLDLFAGSGGLGIEALSRGLSKVIFVDKDKKAIQIIHENIKTCGLMEQSEVYLNSAERALKAIIKRGLVFDFIFLDPPYKKQQIPKILETIDKENLLSESGAIVCEHSADVHLPEKAGNFIRKKYEQYGIIAVSIYIYGSEH, from the coding sequence ATGAGAGTAATTTCTGGTGCCTGTAAGGGCAGGATTTTAAAGGCCGTTCCAGGGAGTTCAACTAGGCCTACTACAGATAAAGTAAAAGAAGCAATTTTCAATATGATCGGCCCATACTTTGATGGCGGGCTCGGCTTGGATTTATTTGCTGGAAGCGGTGGATTAGGAATCGAAGCGTTAAGCAGAGGATTAAGCAAGGTTATTTTTGTTGATAAAGACAAGAAAGCAATACAGATTATTCATGAAAATATTAAAACCTGCGGGTTGATGGAACAATCGGAAGTCTATCTGAATAGTGCAGAGAGAGCTTTAAAAGCAATTATCAAGCGGGGGCTTGTTTTCGATTTCATTTTTCTTGATCCTCCCTATAAAAAACAGCAGATTCCAAAAATTTTGGAAACCATTGATAAGGAAAATTTACTTTCTGAAAGTGGTGCAATCGTTTGTGAACATAGTGCGGATGTACATTTGCCTGAGAAAGCAGGCAATTTCATTCGCAAAAAGTACGAACAATATGGCATCATTGCTGTTTCCATCTATATTTATGGTTCTGAACATTAA
- a CDS encoding enoyl-CoA hydratase/isomerase family protein: MKPYLLEEREQGCLLFTINRPEKRNAINFDVMDGLSEAINRTKKPGVKALIITGAGEDAFSSGGDLSIFHQLKTEEEAYGMLSKMSNILYRLLTLPKPTIALINGTAVGGGCELAAACDFRIAKKGQKAGFIQGSLAITTGWGGGTILFEKLLAGNALKILMESRLFSVEELADFGFIDHIYDGDREEICDVFLRKILSLETEVLTAYKNMLIRKWTESGLQQRIEEEVRKCAVLWEKDVHHELVAKFLERKS; this comes from the coding sequence ATGAAACCTTATTTATTAGAAGAACGGGAACAGGGATGCTTACTATTTACCATAAATAGACCTGAGAAGAGAAATGCCATAAATTTTGATGTGATGGATGGACTGAGTGAAGCGATCAATCGAACAAAAAAACCCGGAGTGAAAGCTCTCATTATTACCGGCGCTGGTGAAGATGCATTTAGTTCGGGTGGCGACCTATCTATTTTTCATCAGTTAAAAACTGAAGAGGAAGCTTATGGCATGCTCTCAAAAATGTCAAATATTTTATATCGATTGTTGACTCTTCCGAAACCAACAATTGCCCTTATCAATGGAACGGCAGTTGGAGGGGGCTGCGAATTAGCTGCAGCATGTGATTTTCGCATTGCAAAAAAAGGGCAAAAAGCAGGGTTTATACAAGGGAGTCTAGCAATTACGACAGGATGGGGCGGCGGCACCATTTTATTTGAAAAGCTATTGGCAGGAAATGCTTTGAAAATATTAATGGAATCACGGCTTTTTTCAGTTGAAGAATTAGCTGACTTTGGTTTTATCGACCACATTTATGACGGAGACCGTGAAGAAATTTGTGATGTTTTCTTAAGAAAGATTCTTTCTCTTGAAACTGAAGTTTTGACAGCTTACAAAAATATGCTTATAAGAAAGTGGACAGAATCGGGCCTCCAGCAAAGAATAGAGGAAGAAGTTCGAAAATGTGCTGTTTTGTGGGAGAAAGATGTGCACCATGAGCTCGTTGCAAAATTTTTAGAACGAAAATCTTAA
- a CDS encoding YceD family protein: MKWTLSQLQKYRNKDFTVDETVRVDEIKDVDPSIRSVSPMHITGRADIDSARVTFHLKMKGYLVLPCSRTLVDVNYPIDVETTETFLIHDSDFYESDEEVHQVKGDVIDLMPIVREILLLEVPMQVFCEDSSEEGAPQSGKDWEVIREEDRKQKIDPRLAGLAKLFEQNDSSDS; encoded by the coding sequence TTGAAATGGACATTAAGTCAGTTGCAAAAATACCGAAACAAGGATTTTACTGTTGATGAAACGGTTCGGGTGGATGAAATCAAAGATGTTGATCCATCGATTCGAAGCGTTTCTCCGATGCATATTACCGGACGGGCAGACATTGATTCTGCAAGAGTGACATTTCACTTAAAAATGAAAGGTTATCTTGTGCTTCCTTGTTCTCGTACTTTAGTTGACGTGAATTATCCGATTGATGTTGAAACAACGGAGACCTTTCTGATTCACGATTCAGATTTTTATGAATCCGATGAGGAAGTTCATCAAGTAAAAGGCGATGTTATTGATCTTATGCCCATCGTACGGGAAATCCTTTTGCTTGAAGTACCGATGCAGGTATTCTGTGAAGATAGTAGTGAAGAGGGTGCTCCGCAATCAGGAAAAGATTGGGAAGTGATCCGCGAGGAAGATAGGAAACAAAAAATTGATCCTCGTCTAGCCGGACTGGCGAAACTATTTGAACAGAATGATTCTTCGGATTCATAA
- a CDS encoding nucleotidyltransferase: protein MNIVGVIVEYNPFHNGHAYHLKKAREETGADLVIAVMSGNFLQRGEPALLSKWARAEMALKGGVDIVFELPYQFAVQKAETFAKGAVEILYKAGCNSICFGSESGSTANFHATLRYIKKHNQLFQQQIKHHIEKGVSYPKAMSLAFQDLPFDEEIVDLSKPNNILGFQYMKAIDDHGFDMKVYTIKRKNADYHDEHFSSQTIASATSIRKALFSEKNEMAQIKQYVPDHTFQLLTQYKNEFGQLHSWENYWPYLRYKLLQTNQEELKAIYEVEEGLENRLISYALYADSFKDFMKKIKTKRYTWTRLQRTCVHILTNAKKSDMKQPKASYLRLLGMTEKGRHYLNKFKHQSDIPIVSKLSPFYNNQIELDIRSSRVYSLGAGLAFQTKLLQTEFHHPPIYLSQKQTDSFPN, encoded by the coding sequence ATGAATATTGTTGGCGTTATTGTTGAATACAACCCTTTTCATAACGGACATGCCTATCATTTAAAAAAAGCACGGGAAGAAACCGGTGCAGATCTCGTAATCGCTGTGATGAGCGGAAACTTTCTGCAGCGGGGAGAACCTGCTCTTTTGTCTAAATGGGCCCGTGCTGAAATGGCTTTAAAAGGCGGCGTCGATATCGTATTTGAACTTCCGTACCAGTTTGCTGTGCAAAAAGCGGAAACATTTGCAAAAGGAGCTGTCGAAATTCTATATAAAGCGGGATGCAATAGCATTTGTTTTGGCAGTGAATCCGGAAGTACAGCAAATTTTCACGCGACATTGAGATATATAAAAAAACATAACCAGCTCTTTCAGCAACAAATAAAGCATCATATAGAAAAAGGTGTCAGTTATCCAAAAGCGATGTCCCTCGCCTTTCAAGATTTGCCGTTTGATGAAGAAATCGTTGATTTATCGAAACCAAACAATATTCTCGGGTTTCAATACATGAAAGCTATTGATGACCATGGTTTTGATATGAAAGTCTATACAATAAAACGGAAAAATGCGGATTATCATGATGAACATTTTTCTTCTCAAACGATCGCTAGTGCAACAAGTATCCGAAAAGCATTGTTTTCTGAGAAAAATGAAATGGCGCAAATTAAACAATATGTTCCTGATCATACTTTTCAACTTCTTACTCAATATAAAAACGAATTCGGCCAGCTACACAGCTGGGAGAACTATTGGCCATATCTTCGCTATAAACTTCTGCAAACAAATCAAGAAGAGTTGAAAGCTATTTATGAAGTGGAAGAAGGCCTTGAAAATCGATTGATTTCCTATGCTCTCTATGCAGATAGCTTTAAAGACTTTATGAAAAAAATAAAAACAAAGAGGTATACGTGGACAAGACTGCAAAGAACATGTGTCCATATTTTAACAAATGCAAAAAAATCTGATATGAAGCAACCAAAAGCAAGTTATCTGCGGCTCTTAGGAATGACCGAAAAAGGAAGACACTATTTGAACAAATTTAAACATCAATCAGATATTCCGATTGTTTCTAAATTGTCTCCCTTTTATAATAACCAAATTGAATTAGATATACGCAGTTCGAGGGTTTATTCCCTTGGAGCCGGTCTTGCATTTCAAACAAAACTTTTGCAAACTGAATTTCATCACCCTCCAATTTATCTATCACAAAAACAAACAGACAGCTTCCCCAATTAG
- the rpmF gene encoding 50S ribosomal protein L32, translating to MAVPFRRTSKTAKRKRRTHFKLQVPGMVECPNCGEMKLAHRVCKACGTYKGKEVVNN from the coding sequence ATGGCTGTACCTTTTAGAAGAACTTCTAAAACTGCGAAAAGAAAGCGCCGTACTCATTTTAAATTACAAGTTCCAGGTATGGTAGAATGCCCAAACTGCGGTGAAATGAAACTTGCTCACCGTGTATGTAAAGCTTGTGGAACATACAAAGGAAAAGAAGTCGTTAACAACTAA
- a CDS encoding stalk domain-containing protein encodes MFRTSFFIFMILSAAIGGMLFWQWKAYTEKHEATGRLQTEPVHQQITLESVANELKISQTITGLIDGKEYRVSIPKNVSTWKCLKADGTPCISKDQLHDTFKAEDGKIVFSYSISFNNHLSSLFFNEWTISLRDVSTYSTKLEIIDYARRGGSWAAGLPLKGYKQLDFIDYFVFEGKRKNFSLYWQKKPLYQATNLSQINFFVESKESEPVNLSSLKFVSDFPYLTVVLTDSYPETDGNGIIVVKKNIKQDILVRKVFDYYFRAKFSKSEIEEKWLADVLAAYFTKQKSRSTKGEKIIQELTTKLSDQELKEFMSSVILEKSALSAKVLDEQLSKQKGLKTQFFTLNKNETASFVPLSFFDSRKVYINGEEKKGIEILYQNKKRLFPLIEVLNGLGYEVKYRTGEKTLLLNKGNNRYRFYTNRNIFVFNKEDYGLLENPFLLINGKIYIEEKWLRPLFKINIKENDFQIDIFSF; translated from the coding sequence ATGTTTAGGACATCTTTTTTCATTTTCATGATTTTATCTGCTGCAATCGGAGGTATGTTGTTTTGGCAATGGAAAGCATATACAGAAAAGCATGAAGCAACCGGCCGTTTGCAAACGGAACCTGTACACCAGCAAATAACCCTTGAATCGGTAGCTAATGAGTTAAAAATTTCACAGACAATTACCGGGTTAATTGATGGAAAAGAGTACAGAGTTTCTATCCCAAAAAATGTGTCTACATGGAAATGCTTGAAGGCAGATGGAACCCCTTGCATATCTAAAGACCAATTGCATGATACTTTCAAGGCGGAAGATGGAAAAATTGTTTTTTCTTATTCGATCTCTTTTAATAATCATTTATCTTCTCTTTTTTTTAATGAATGGACAATCTCATTGCGTGATGTTTCCACTTATTCCACAAAATTAGAAATTATAGATTATGCCAGAAGAGGAGGATCTTGGGCAGCAGGACTGCCTTTAAAAGGCTATAAGCAACTTGACTTTATTGACTATTTTGTATTTGAAGGGAAAAGGAAGAACTTTTCTTTATATTGGCAGAAAAAACCTCTCTATCAAGCAACAAATCTGTCGCAAATCAACTTTTTTGTGGAATCGAAAGAATCTGAACCTGTCAATCTATCTTCACTAAAATTTGTTTCTGATTTTCCTTATTTAACGGTTGTGTTAACTGACAGCTATCCGGAAACAGATGGAAACGGGATCATTGTTGTAAAGAAAAACATAAAGCAAGATATTTTAGTTAGAAAAGTTTTTGATTATTACTTCCGAGCTAAGTTCAGTAAGTCGGAAATCGAAGAGAAATGGCTTGCAGATGTGTTGGCTGCTTATTTTACAAAACAAAAAAGCCGTTCTACGAAAGGAGAAAAAATCATACAAGAGCTGACTACTAAGCTTTCTGATCAAGAATTAAAAGAATTCATGTCTTCCGTTATACTAGAAAAGTCTGCATTATCCGCAAAAGTTTTGGACGAACAATTATCAAAACAAAAAGGATTAAAAACGCAATTTTTTACTTTGAACAAAAATGAAACTGCTTCATTTGTTCCATTATCCTTTTTTGATTCGAGAAAAGTATACATAAATGGAGAAGAAAAAAAGGGCATTGAGATTTTATATCAGAATAAAAAGCGATTATTTCCGCTTATAGAAGTTCTCAATGGTCTTGGATATGAAGTAAAATATCGTACTGGCGAAAAAACATTGCTTTTAAATAAGGGGAATAACAGATACCGCTTTTATACCAATCGCAATATTTTTGTTTTTAATAAAGAGGATTACGGACTGCTGGAAAACCCCTTTCTTTTGATTAACGGTAAAATATATATTGAAGAAAAATGGCTTAGGCCCTTGTTTAAGATCAATATAAAAGAAAATGACTTTCAAATCGATATATTTTCTTTTTAG
- the coaD gene encoding pantetheine-phosphate adenylyltransferase has product MASIAVCPGSFDPITYGHLDIITRGAKVFDELYVVVLNNSSKTPLFTIEERIHLIKEVTKDIANVKVDFYQGLLVDYAKSVNANAIIRGLRAVSDFEYEMQITSMNRILNENIETFFMMTKNQYSFLSSSIVKEVAKYGGNISELVPSVVENALKEKFTS; this is encoded by the coding sequence TTGGCGAGCATAGCAGTTTGCCCAGGGAGTTTTGATCCGATTACATATGGACATCTGGACATTATTACAAGAGGTGCAAAAGTATTTGATGAATTATATGTCGTCGTGCTGAATAATTCATCGAAAACCCCTTTGTTTACTATTGAGGAAAGAATTCATTTAATTAAAGAAGTAACAAAAGATATAGCCAATGTGAAAGTCGATTTTTATCAGGGACTGCTCGTTGACTATGCAAAGAGCGTAAATGCAAACGCTATCATCAGGGGGCTTCGGGCAGTATCTGATTTTGAATATGAAATGCAAATTACGTCCATGAACAGGATTTTAAATGAAAATATTGAAACATTTTTTATGATGACGAAAAATCAATATTCATTTTTAAGCTCAAGCATTGTAAAAGAAGTTGCAAAATACGGCGGTAATATTTCGGAACTCGTTCCGTCTGTTGTGGAAAATGCATTGAAAGAAAAGTTTACTTCCTGA
- a CDS encoding patatin-like phospholipase family protein codes for MRRPKIGLALGSGGARGFAHLGVIKVLKAEGIPIDFLAGSSMGAMVGCLYAAGLDIDRLYKLAGAFKRKYYLDFTVPKMGLIAGKRVKELVRIFTHGKNIEQLEIPVGVVATDLMTGEKVVFRQGPIADAVRASISIPGIFVPEKLNGRLLVDGGVVDRIPVSVVKEMGADLIIAVDVSRVKTNSEITSIFDVIMQSVDIMQNELVMSREIASDVMIRPRVEMYSSQAFTNIDEIILIGEEEARKQIGKIKSIIDRWKEPPIE; via the coding sequence TTGCGGCGTCCGAAAATAGGATTGGCACTTGGTTCGGGGGGAGCACGAGGATTTGCCCATCTAGGTGTTATTAAAGTGTTAAAAGCAGAAGGGATTCCGATTGATTTTCTGGCCGGCAGCAGCATGGGGGCCATGGTTGGATGTTTATATGCTGCAGGTCTTGATATTGATCGATTATATAAATTAGCCGGGGCATTTAAGAGAAAATATTATTTGGATTTTACTGTTCCGAAAATGGGGTTGATTGCAGGCAAAAGGGTAAAGGAATTGGTTCGTATTTTTACCCATGGCAAAAATATTGAACAGCTTGAAATCCCAGTCGGTGTAGTGGCAACCGATTTAATGACAGGGGAAAAAGTTGTATTTCGTCAAGGTCCGATTGCGGATGCAGTACGCGCCAGCATCTCCATACCGGGAATTTTTGTTCCGGAAAAATTAAACGGGAGATTGCTCGTTGATGGCGGAGTTGTTGACAGAATTCCTGTGTCGGTTGTCAAGGAAATGGGTGCGGATTTGATAATAGCTGTCGATGTTTCCCGTGTGAAAACTAATAGCGAAATTACTTCAATTTTTGATGTTATTATGCAGAGTGTCGATATCATGCAAAATGAATTGGTGATGAGTCGTGAAATCGCTTCGGACGTGATGATTCGGCCCCGGGTTGAAATGTATAGTTCGCAGGCTTTTACTAATATCGATGAAATAATATTGATCGGGGAAGAAGAAGCACGAAAACAAATCGGCAAAATTAAAAGTATCATTGACCGGTGGAAGGAGCCTCCTATAGAATGA